In the Mycolicibacter sp. MU0102 genome, one interval contains:
- a CDS encoding acyl-[acyl-carrier-protein] thioesterase: protein MHQTQEPTGLAKALMPVPDPHPDVFDRQWPLRVADIDRLGRLRMDAAARHIQDIGQDQLREGGYQETHPLWIVRRTMMDLIRPIEFQDMLRIRRWCSGTSNRWCEMRVRIDGRKGGLVESEAFWININRETQGPARISEDFLARLKRTTTVDRLRWKAYLKAGGREDSDEIHEYPIRFTDIDLFDHMNNSVYWSVVEDYLSGYPELLDAPLRVTLEHDAAVALGDKLEIVSHVHPAGSTDQFGPGLVDRTVRTLTYLVGEEVKALAAIFPL, encoded by the coding sequence ATGCACCAGACACAGGAGCCGACCGGCCTGGCCAAGGCTTTGATGCCAGTGCCGGACCCACATCCCGACGTGTTCGATCGGCAGTGGCCGCTGCGGGTCGCCGACATCGACCGCCTGGGCCGCCTGCGGATGGATGCGGCCGCCCGCCACATCCAGGACATCGGCCAGGATCAGTTGCGCGAAGGCGGATATCAGGAGACCCACCCGCTGTGGATCGTCCGGCGCACCATGATGGACCTGATCCGTCCGATCGAGTTCCAGGACATGCTGCGGATACGGCGTTGGTGTTCGGGCACCTCCAACCGCTGGTGTGAGATGCGGGTTCGCATCGATGGCCGCAAGGGCGGGCTGGTCGAATCCGAAGCGTTCTGGATCAACATCAACCGCGAGACGCAGGGACCGGCGCGGATCTCCGAGGACTTCCTGGCCAGGCTCAAGCGCACCACCACCGTCGACCGGCTGCGCTGGAAGGCCTACCTGAAGGCCGGTGGTCGTGAGGACTCGGACGAGATCCACGAATACCCGATTCGGTTCACCGACATCGACCTGTTCGACCACATGAACAACTCGGTGTACTGGAGCGTGGTCGAGGACTACCTGTCGGGTTACCCCGAGCTGCTCGACGCGCCGCTGCGGGTCACGCTGGAACACGATGCGGCGGTCGCACTGGGCGACAAACTAGAGATCGTCTCCCACGTCCACCCGGCTGGATCGACTGATCAGTTCGGGCCTGGACTGGTCGATCGCACTGTTAGAACGCTCACATACCTGGTGGGTGAAGAGGTCAAAGCCCTCGCCGCAATCTTCCCGCTGTAA
- the aceA gene encoding isocitrate lyase codes for MSTVGTPKSPEQIQHDWDHNPRWKGVTRTYSAADVVALQGHVVEEHTLARRGAEVLWEQLHDLDYINALGALTGNMAVQQVRAGLKAIYLSGWQVAGDANLSGHTYPDQSLYPANSVPQVVRRINNALLRADEIAKVEGDTSVDNWLAPIVADGEAGFGGALNVYELQKAMIAAGVAGSHWEDQLASEKKCGHLGGKVLIPTQQHIRTLTSARLAADVADVPTVVIARTDAEAATLITSDVDERDQPFITGERTAEGFYYTKNGLEPCIARAKAYAPYADLIWMETGTPDLELAKKFAEGVKSEFPDQMLAYNCSPSFNWKQHLDDATIAKFQNELGAMGFKFQFITLAGFHALNYSMFDLAHGYARKQMSAYVELQEREFAAEERGYTATKHQREVGAGYFDRIATTVDPTSSTTALAGSTEEGQFH; via the coding sequence ATGTCGACCGTTGGCACGCCGAAGAGCCCCGAGCAGATCCAGCACGACTGGGACCACAACCCGCGTTGGAAGGGTGTCACCCGCACCTACTCCGCAGCGGATGTTGTCGCGCTCCAGGGCCACGTCGTCGAAGAGCACACCCTGGCCCGTCGTGGCGCCGAGGTGCTCTGGGAGCAGCTGCACGACCTGGACTACATCAACGCCCTGGGCGCGCTGACCGGCAACATGGCCGTCCAGCAGGTCCGGGCCGGCCTGAAGGCCATCTACCTGTCCGGTTGGCAGGTCGCCGGTGACGCCAACCTGTCCGGCCACACCTACCCCGACCAGAGCCTCTACCCGGCCAACTCGGTGCCGCAGGTGGTGCGCCGGATCAACAACGCACTGCTGCGTGCCGACGAGATCGCCAAGGTCGAGGGCGACACCTCGGTGGACAACTGGCTGGCCCCGATCGTGGCCGACGGCGAGGCCGGCTTCGGTGGCGCGCTCAACGTGTACGAGCTGCAGAAGGCGATGATCGCCGCCGGTGTCGCGGGTTCGCACTGGGAGGACCAGCTGGCTTCGGAGAAGAAGTGCGGCCACCTGGGCGGCAAGGTGCTGATCCCCACCCAGCAGCACATCCGCACCCTGACCTCGGCCCGTCTGGCCGCTGACGTCGCCGACGTGCCGACCGTGGTGATCGCCCGGACCGACGCCGAGGCCGCCACCCTGATCACCTCCGATGTCGACGAGCGCGACCAGCCGTTCATCACCGGTGAGCGGACCGCGGAGGGCTTCTACTACACCAAGAACGGTCTGGAGCCGTGCATCGCGCGGGCCAAGGCCTACGCGCCGTACGCCGACCTGATCTGGATGGAGACCGGTACCCCGGACCTGGAGCTGGCCAAGAAGTTCGCCGAGGGCGTCAAGTCGGAGTTCCCGGACCAGATGCTGGCCTACAACTGCTCGCCGTCGTTCAACTGGAAGCAGCACCTGGACGACGCGACCATCGCGAAGTTCCAGAACGAGCTGGGTGCCATGGGCTTCAAGTTCCAGTTCATCACCCTGGCCGGCTTCCACGCCCTGAACTACTCGATGTTCGATCTGGCCCACGGCTACGCCCGCAAGCAGATGAGCGCCTACGTCGAGCTGCAGGAGCGCGAGTTCGCCGCCGAGGAGCGGGGCTACACCGCCACCAAGCACCAGCGCGAGGTCGGTGCCGGCTACTTCGACCGGATCGCCACCACCGTC